Part of the Musa acuminata AAA Group cultivar baxijiao chromosome BXJ2-7, Cavendish_Baxijiao_AAA, whole genome shotgun sequence genome is shown below.
gtttttattataaaatcatatttttaatattcgAAAGTCAAgaactattaatttttttattaaaaaaaatctaatcgaTAATTTCGATTATTTATATCCTAATCTAAGTAAGAAATCATGATTAATTTCATCAATTCTTTTTAGATTCTTTCTTGTTTAGGACTTAACGAAGTCCCTCTATTTCCATCTTATATTGATGAAGCTTAATTTTCACGATGGACTCCTCGTAGGTACCGTAAAACAACAAcgacaataacaaataaaaataaattgtattattttaattattcgtTTGCCATTGACTAGACTTGTAGATGATCAAATaagatgatgtttttctaacctaccCCTCCTCATCATAAGATAGATAAGACGGAGTTTGCAACAAGCATCAACCAAAAACATCTCTTCAACGATTATGAACCGAAAAGTATAGTgattttatttatatcttttctaTTTTATTATCTTCAGATATGCCCtcttattataattcttttttcttttaataatccTCCACatctatgtatgtatgtatagaaAGATGAACGGATAGATAAATAGAGATGGAAAGAGAGAGCATCTATAATAATTGAACTACAGTGAAATATATTTCCACATGCATGAGCGAGTTCAACCAAGGAGTGCATTTGAGCCTAATGTCTTTATCAGGATTGACTCAGCAAAGCATCTTTAATGATCTGAGGCAACGTGATAACATTAGTGGCTATCATGAATAAAGACTGATAAAACCATAGTAGTAACCCAAGCTTTCTCATGGCAATCAACCTTTCCTCTTGAAAGATGAGAAGAACAAGTAGCTCACTCATCCAAGATTACTCTCCCCAAATGGTACACTTGCGTGTATTCACACATCATGAAATGAAATAAACTGTGATTCGGTAAGGTCCCAAGTGTTTTAACTCGGTTTCCACTGCATCAGTAGCTGCCGGAAAAGTTGTTGAAAGGATTTATCCTCTTACTTCAGAGATATGTAACAGCAGATTTGTACTTTAAAGAACTCTTAGAGGTAACTCAAACATTTTCTGCAGCACCTTCATGTGATGTTTCTTCTAATTTCCCCGTCGCGGATAGTTTCTCAGCTGCTAGTCTTTGTTCCAGTGCCCTTGCTCCCCGTTCTCTGTAGCAGAATCAGGTCACTGAATTAGTATCTACAGTGACAATGTTCTGATGGGTACCATGAACAAATCTATTAAGTATCTATGTCATCAATTACATGCATCGTTTGATACACCATACAACCCTGTTTCATGCAGCAAAACTTGGGTTAGTAGCATCATCATGCATGAAAGACATTGTTCATCTGACACACAAAAAAATGCTAAACCTGATAACTGCAACAAATAGTCAAGGACAACCAAGCTAGCAGTGGACGCTGCACCAGTCAACATATTATAGGTATTTATCAACACACCATAGGTATTTCTTCCCAATATCAGAAACCGTGCTAGATTTGACATTTACAACATGTAGCAAGGTGTGTGTGTATGACCGCTTTACCAAGCGATACAAGTCTTGTACCGAGCCCTGCACGTATTGCTTGATTTATATTGGTCCACATACTGATAGGCTATTAGACCAGTAAATACCATCCTGCCAAATCACCATCCTACAAAATCTTACCATGCAAATCTTGGCCTAGAATATGATGGAATTCAACACACATGCATCTAAGATTGTCTTGATCAATataaaaaaggttggatttggctTGAAGTGTCCTAGAGCATGTTTTACTGTAGAAACGATTTTTGCATTATTTATTTTGTGTTGGATAATGAACATTTTGtttctaaattttttaataatgtaTACATCATGCTCCATGGAGCtcattgttgatttttttttttgccccAATATTTAGTTTCCAGCTGGAAGGACTAGAACCCCACATGCGTTGCATACCACAATGACTGAATTGAATATTTGACTTTGATCAGCTATTAACAGGAAGTACATACTCTTAAAGAGAACTTTACAAATTTAGTTGGTCATCTATGACTGTATAACAGAGCCTCTGAGAAGTACTTATTTATTTCTCACTACAAGAAATTTTGCAGCTGTACTATCATCAACTCCTTCAATGATCAATTTGTTGATACTAGAAGAACCACTGCAGTTTGAAAGTCAACGATAATATTTTTATGTCTATTTATGTTTACACATTATCCATACACATATTTGTGAGATGTttataattttttgttattttattttatttttgaagtgtgtatacgtatataaatatatgtatacaaatatattttatcttaataaatatgTCACGCACCACAGGATGAAAGTTTTAGCAAATAGGAGCTACGTAAAATATAAGACTTATGCAACAGTTTATGGACAAATAaaatcattatgaattcttaaaaTCAAACCTGATAGAAGATTAATAAGGAACAGAAAACATAAATGTTGATCATCTAATAATCAGTGCTAGCCTCAGAATTTGCTCTCAATCTATGTCTGAAGAAAACTTGCTGTTCTGCCTGGCCTAAAATTCTTGTATTCTTCCAATAATTTAACTGGGTGATTATCCTTttcccctttttgttttttttaatttttcttctctCCTTCGGACCTGAATTCTTCACTATACAGATTTCAGACCAACAAGATTCTCAATAGCTTATCAACTTATCTTGGTGCAATTATGCTTCCTGAACGTCTTATTGGCACATCCATGGTTTCTAAATGATGTGTAGGAGGATAAAGTTAGGAAGGATTAGATAATGGCACAAACTATAAGATCTATAATTAACATGACTAGGAAGAAGGCAATAAAGGGATGACAAaagaataataaacaaaaaaagtgAAGCAGTATCATACCAAAGTGATATGTTCATGTTATCAAACGACTCTTATCATTAAAAGAAAAACGAGATGAATCAAGAGCCAAAGTAAATCTTGATCTGAAGagtaaaataaaacaaaataagagCACACAAGAAAGCACAACATTGTTGACTGTTTTCAGCCCCATGATTTGAAAATgtttgggtggttgcaccttgttGATGTCATGAGAGACTTTTAATATGACTGCATTTGTTTGCCATACATATtgcaggtttttttttttctctcatatcGCACGTTTGATTACCTTGGTTATAAATGGAGACTAAGACCATGGCATCTTTCTACTTGCATATGCAGATTACACCAGTTGGCACTTGAAGGTTCAGAAACAACCCAGCAGTATTAGGAATAAATTGTCCACATTTCCAACATATAGAAATCAGGGCAGAAGCCAGAAACAGAGAAATTACTGGTTGGATCTCATTAAGGTTCTGTTTTTGGCTACCTCTTAAGTTTATTCTAACAGACAGTCATTGTGATTCTCATGGTGCATCATGACTTGTATCAGTTAGATACAATGTCACTTCATCAGCCCAAGAAAATAGCAGTGACTTGTATGGAACTACAATAGTGGTGGTACAATAGTGGTGGTACAACTAGAAGGTCTCAGGCAGTTTACTGGAAGATAaatcaaagaaaacaaaaaaaaatcaccaaTATGACTCTAGATAGCACCTGTGAGACAATAAAACCAAATATTCTAAAGTCTTCAGGATTTGATTATGTACTCGGGAGGATGGCATCAGAAAATAAAGCAGAGAAGAACATATTCTGATAACACCAACAAATAAACACACCTTCTTCTGATCGCGTCAATTGAATCAGAACCGGGCATCGGAGATCCATCTAATGTGTCACCTCTTGTATCAGCAGAGCTATCAGATATTCTTCCACAAAAAACCCAATGAAATAATGAAGCAATGGGGTCCAATACTGGCCTGCAAATTCAGTACAAATAGTATACGTACATCTAATGGATAGAATTCAAAGATATACCAATGGAGCATAAATGTTACCACAAGAATTCAGGGAAGAAGCTTGAAAATGAGAAATCATCACTTGGATCTCCCTTGAGAGTTGTTGCTGGTCGCCTTTGAAAGTAACGCAAGTATATCCAACTCATATATATGCCAAATAATAAAGTTGGAAGGTAAGACACAGAATCCATTGTGAAGAAGCTTGTGGCAACTGAGATCAATGCAACGAGAGTTGGCATCCACTGAGAAGCATGGGAATAAGAAGTAATAACTAATGTGTTAGTAAATCCCTGGGACAATGAAAAAGCATATATACCAAACCCTGAAAATTACAAATGTATACCTTTGCTTTgatctttaaaataaaaagacTGAGCTCCTGATCTGGTAGAATTTGCTTCAAGCCTACAAGAAATCCTGAAAGGACCCCATGGAAGCCAGAAAATGCTGTATATCTGTGGAACAAGTATGTGGATAGGGAAAATGAAAAGGGTACAATGTTCATAATTATAATGAAATTAAGTAGCAGCATATGTTCTAAGGCACAAGACTATGTTAATCATCAATGCCTATCAGAATTTGACATAGAACTTTGATGAATGCTGAAGCAGAATGATTTATGTCCATGTAGGAAGCCCAACTTGATCAAGATTGAATTAAGATATCAACCATATATTGGTACAGCTATTAGATTTACATGTCCATTTATAGCTCTATGTGTGTGGTTATAGCAAATATTATCCTGCCATGAACACCTTGCTAAAAATGATTGTTATCATTTGACAGCTTATAGTGCATGAACTACAACAATCAAACTTACCACACGATCATAACTCACAttgttttaatttatcgaaagttCACCCAATAACTAAATCTGGAGGGAAAGAAAATATTTGTTGATGTACAATATGCTGCCAAAATAGATAAAACTGGACCTTTAGAGAGCTGAGGCTTACAGATAGCTTTCCTGTCTTGTAATATAGTACAGAGCAATAGCAGTTACAAAGACGCAAATCGAAGTTAataaattcaccactatgatgaACTTTAAGAACTCCTTAGAACCCCACAATGGCTCCAGCCACCTCCCAAATAAAAGAAGACCAACTGTGCTGATTGCCACCTGTGAATACAACATTAGCCATATTAAAGTATATTCCATATAGAAAACACATGCTGCAATAATGAGACCTTGTGAATAAAACCAATATCCATGTTAGTCCACATATGCAGTTGACCAAAGTGTGATAAATATTAACTCATTTTGGTTATTATTTTGAACACAGTATACATTTTTACTGAATTTCTTTGGTATTATGAAATAATTGAGTGTATcctagaaatgaaaaaaaaaagaaaaaagatatcaatatgtactgACCCATCGACTTTCCTGGAGTGGACTTCAAATGAGTTTGGATAAGCTTTCCCTAtccttaaaataaaaagaaaatgcctTAACTCAACCTCTCAGGAGCTGTAACGCCTTTCCAAATTACTAGTAGAATTTACACAAATTCATACAGACAAGGCTATTGTTTCCCTTTCGAACTCTGTACTAAGGAATTTCAACAACGCatctaaaagaaataaatataagatGTAGATGGATTATCAACAAGAAATCCTCAGCAGAATTACTAAAGTACACCTAACATGTGTTCAATGATAAGATATATCACATGGAAATAGAAACAAAAATATCCTAAAAAATGTGTAAGGGCTGGATTGTTATACCATGTCACAGCAGAGTAGTGGCACCTCACTATACGATCCCATACATGTAGAACAACCCTATACTGACTGTGATAGGCCAATTTGACCAAAAATTAGCCTAATCATATGTCGCGTCTCTGACAGAAAAAATGCCACATGCCCATACATTCTTGGCATGGCATGCTTTGTTTCATGACAAGCTTGAGTGTGTAAAAAGCTCCTTCTCAAAGATAACCATGAGAAGATTTAATAAACTAACAGCCAGAGAGAGAGATTTTAAAAAGATTTCGAATATTTGAATATTCAATCCAGAATTCCCCGAATACCCAATAAGGATAAACATGTGATTAGTACTTACAAGCTACATGTTTCAGAAGGTTTTAGACAAACAAAGAAAAATCAAGCTTAAAAAACTTTCCTAATATCCATCAATAAATTATACTCATTGAGACAATAAAGTTACATGGAAATTAGAACCATAAGAATCCAATAGTCATATTTTAGATGAAATAATACTCATGATCATAAAACTCAACCAGGATAGTACATAACACCTGATATTTACATGTTTGACCGCGAATGAATAACGATTCGCTACGTTAGGTACCACTGggtattcattttttatttattttaataaaaccaGGAACTACATGTTGGTACACACTGATATGATACTTATTTAATGGAAAAATAGATTTTGGTTCTGGTCCAAGACTTAAAAAAGTAATGATAATACTCAAGACTCTTGTTTAGAGACAACTAGCATCATTAAGCCTTCAATTGCTTCCACTTTGCAGAAACTGGATCAAGATTTAAAACTATGATACTCAAGACTAACTGTTCTAAAAATAACTATCATCACTAACCCTCCAATGTCTTCCACTTTTCATTTTCATATCCATTATCTAGTCCACCACTTCTAACAAAAATGAGGACAATGTCATGAGCTAGTATAAGTTCTTGACCAGAAACCAAATTTTCAGAAAATGATTGTCATTCTACTAGATTTTGTCAAATAATTTTTACACAACTTCCTCACATACCAGTCCCTTTGATATGTCCAAATTCCCTACCCAACATCATCATACCCCTTTCACATTGTCAAATTACCTAGCCAACAAATCTCACCAATGGTGGGGAAAATTGAAATATGGCAttttcacctaattcttctatcaTCTGGGTGCTTTGCTGATGTTTGTCTAATGCTGACATTTTCAcctagtttctttctttcttggctCAGCTAAGCTTAATCAGATTGATTCCTCCATATTATAGATCGATTGGCAATGAATTGAAAAGAACAGACTAAAATTGGCCAATTGAGACCAGCAATTCTGAAAGGAAAAAGTGACACAATAGAGAGGAAAAGAAAAGCCAAATCTGACTGTCACTAGCTAAGggggtaattacatattatcccctaTAGTTAACTATGATTAGCATCTCAATTATACACTTTAAAAAGTAGCATTGGGGTCCCTACATTTACGAAGGTGAaacatttattctcaattcttctTACGTCGTTAACTTCGTCGACGGAAAAAATCACACGTATATAAAAAATacgaatgaaaaggataaaacaTAATTTCATTATCTTTCCAAACTGCTAGTCTGCAATCTAGCACGCCTTCCTACTCGCCCGCAGTCTGTCGTGCCTTCCTGCTCGCTCGTTGCTCGCTTGTCGCACCTGCTCACCCGCCGCACCCACTTGCCCGTCGCACTAGCTCGCCCATCGCTGGCCCGCCG
Proteins encoded:
- the LOC135616544 gene encoding rhomboid-like protein 19, producing the protein MLSSSSPPQPLQTRGSSFYAGFTRLCKGLAVVLVGGYVLLQIFPSILPYVVLIPSRTIPFAWNLITAGYVEQSILGVAISTVGLLLFGRWLEPLWGSKEFLKFIIVVNLLTSICVFVTAIALYYITRQESYLYTAFSGFHGVLSGFLVGLKQILPDQELSLFILKIKAKWMPTLVALISVATSFFTMDSVSYLPTLLFGIYMSWIYLRYFQRRPATTLKGDPSDDFSFSSFFPEFLWPVLDPIASLFHWVFCGRISDSSADTRGDTLDGSPMPGSDSIDAIRRRERGARALEQRLAAEKLSATGKLEETSHEGAAENV